One window of Bacillus alkalicellulosilyticus genomic DNA carries:
- a CDS encoding PstS family phosphate ABC transporter substrate-binding protein, with translation MKIFKRSALTVGMASLMIFATACGTGNESTNGSNTDPAPEQQEQQEETQEETEVEAALSGEIQIDGSSTVFPIMEAVAEEYGAEQPGVRATVGVSGTGGGFKRFVVGETDMSNASRTIKEEEAELAAENGIEYIELELAYDGLSVVVSKENDFVDYLTVEELNKMWVEGGAETWADVREGWPAEKIEFYSPGMDSGTYDYWHEVILNKEDIRKDAQLSEDDNVLVNGVVGSPYAISYFGYAYYEENQDKLKVVPIDNGNGAVEPTIDTINDGSYAPLSRPIYTYVNVEALQRPEIYDFLLFLNENVGDLALEVGYINLPQANYDANLAKIEAAK, from the coding sequence ATGAAAATTTTCAAACGCTCTGCACTAACAGTAGGAATGGCATCATTAATGATTTTTGCTACTGCATGTGGAACAGGAAACGAAAGCACAAATGGTTCTAATACTGACCCAGCTCCAGAACAACAGGAGCAGCAAGAAGAAACACAAGAAGAAACAGAAGTAGAAGCAGCACTTTCTGGTGAAATTCAAATTGATGGTTCGTCTACAGTTTTCCCAATTATGGAAGCAGTAGCTGAAGAATATGGTGCAGAACAACCTGGCGTTCGCGCAACTGTAGGGGTATCTGGAACTGGTGGTGGATTCAAACGCTTTGTAGTTGGTGAAACAGACATGAGTAACGCTTCTCGTACAATTAAAGAAGAAGAAGCAGAATTAGCAGCAGAAAATGGAATTGAATACATTGAACTTGAATTAGCATATGACGGGTTATCAGTTGTAGTAAGTAAGGAAAATGATTTCGTTGACTACTTAACTGTTGAAGAGTTAAACAAAATGTGGGTAGAAGGTGGAGCTGAAACTTGGGCAGATGTTCGAGAAGGCTGGCCTGCAGAGAAAATTGAATTCTATAGCCCAGGAATGGATTCTGGAACATATGATTACTGGCATGAAGTTATCTTAAACAAAGAAGATATTCGTAAAGACGCTCAACTTTCTGAAGATGACAATGTACTTGTAAATGGTGTTGTAGGAAGTCCTTATGCGATTTCATATTTCGGATATGCCTACTATGAAGAAAACCAAGATAAATTAAAAGTAGTACCAATTGACAATGGTAACGGAGCAGTTGAGCCAACAATTGATACAATCAACGATGGTTCTTATGCACCACTTTCTAGACCAATCTACACATATGTAAATGTAGAAGCACTTCAACGTCCTGAAATTTATGACTTCTTATTGTTCTTAAATGAAAATGTTGGCGACTTAGCTTTAGAAGTTGGATACATTAACCTTCCACAAGCAAATTATGATGCTAACTTAGCAAAAATCGAAGCTGCAAAATAA